A region of the Micropterus dolomieu isolate WLL.071019.BEF.003 ecotype Adirondacks linkage group LG10, ASM2129224v1, whole genome shotgun sequence genome:
TGTTTTCCTGTAGGAACGCTCTGATGTTCAACAACGAGCACATGGCTGATGTTCACTTCATCGTCGGCCCTCCAGGAGAAGCTCAGAGACTTCCTGCTCACAAGGTGTGAAGAGGCGGGGCCACActctcctgtctgtcacctTCTCTCGCCTGCCCTCTCGCCTGCCTCTTGCCTGTGTCTTGCCTGCGTTGCCTCTCGCCTGTGTCTTGCCTGCGTTGCCTCTCGCCTGTGTCTCGCCTGCGTTGCCTCTTGCCTgcctctctcctgcctctcGCCTGTGTCTCGCCTGCCCTCTTGCCTGCGTTTCCTCTCGCCTGCCTCTCTCCTGCCTTTTGCCTGCGTTGCCTCTAGCCTGTGTCTCGTCTGCGTTGCCTGCCCTCCGCCTGCATTGCCTCTTGCCTGTGTCTCGCCTGCCCTCTCGCTTGCGTTGCCTGCCCTCCACCTGCGTTGCCTCTCGCCTGCCCTCTCGCCTGCGTCGCCTCTTGCCTGTCTCGCCTGCCTCTCGCCTGTGTCTCACCTGCCCTCTCACTGCCTCTTGCCTGCCTTGCCTCTCGCCTGCGTCGCCTCTAGCTTGTGTCTCGTCTGCGTTGCCTGCCCTCCGCCTGCGTTGCCTCTTGCCTGTGTCTCGCCTGCCCTCTCGCTTGCGTTGCCTGCCCTCCACCTGCGTTGCCTCTCGCCTGCCCTGCCTCTCGCCTGCCCTCTCGCCTGTGTCGCCTCTTGCCTGTGTCTCGCCTGTCTCTCGCCTGTGTCTCAGTATTCTCTAAGTAAAGTGTTTGTTGTGTGCCTACGTGCTTTAGAAGAAAGTGCAGCATGTGACATCATGGTCATGTGTGGCATgttgccaagtccgagctttaaagtacaggaGTCTGGACTTGGCaaactcggtattgagaaacagccctgTATGTGCTTCCTGTCCTCTGTGGTTCAGGTTCCTGTCCTCTGTGTTTCAGTACGTCCTGGCGGTGGGGAGCTCGGTGTTTGGGGCCATGTTTTATGGAGATCTGGCTGAGGGACAGTCTGAGATCCAGATCCCTGATGTGGAGCCGGCTGCATTCCTCATTCTGTTAAAGTAAGTCTGGGGAGTTCACATACAAGTTTATTTTCTGCTCGGTGGACTACTGAAGAGCCGGCAGAACTCAGAACCAGAACACCACCAGTGAAGACAGAACCAGACGCTCTGATTTAAAATGGCTTCTTTGAATATTTTTGATAAAATTCTAAAGCTGCTTTTCAAGGAGGTTCTAAACATCCAAGTCTTTGGGTGGACGTTTTTCTCCCTTCGACATACAAACAGGAGTAACCAGGGACCACACCACCCCCTCAGAGCAGGGACAGAATCACCAGTTCCAGAGGTCCAGGATCACAGGGATTGATGTGATCATTAACTACCCAACAGTTTGAAAATCTGCACTTTAAATCAAGTTAGTCCAGTCCATGGTGGTCCCTCAGTCTGACCCCTGACCCTTCCTCTGCCTTAGGTACATGTACAGTGATGAGATCCAGTTGGAGGCTGACACGGTGCTCGCCACGCTCTATGCCGCTAAGAAGTACATCGTTCCAGCTCTGGCGAAGGCCTGCGTCACCTTCCTGGAGACGAGCCTGGAGGCGAGGAACGCCTGCGTCCTGTTGTCTCAGAGCCGGCTGTTCGAGGAGCCGGAGCTGACGCAGCGCTGCTGGGAGGTGATCGATGCCCAGGCTGAACTCGCTCTGCGGTCCGAAGGCTTCTGTGAGATTGATCCGCCCACGCTGGAGATCATCCTGCAGAGAGAATCCCTCAACGTCCAGGAGGTGGTCATCTTCCACGCGGCGTTGAGCTGGGCGGCGGCTGAGTGTCGCCGTCAGGGCCTGGCGGTAACCCCCGGGAACCAGCGGGCGGTACTGGGTAAGGCTCTGTTCCTGGTCCGGATCCCCACCATGACGCTGCAGGACTTTGCAGACGGGGCAGCGCAGTCGGACGTCCTGACGCTGAAAGAGACTCGTGACATTTTCCTGTGGTTCACGGCCTCCATCAAACCCAGACTGGACTTCCCTTTGGTGAAGCGGGCTGGGCTGGCGCCGCAGAAGTGCCACCGCTTCCAGTCCTCGGCCTACCGCAGCAACCAGTGGCGCTATAGGGGGCGTTGCGACAGCATCCAGTTCGGAGTGGACCGGAGGATCTTCATAGCTGGACTCGGCCTGTACGGGTCAAGCGGCGGAAAGGCCGAGTACAGCGTGAAGATGGAACTGAAGAGGCAGGGAACCGTTCTGGCCCAGAACCTCACGAAGTTTATGTCTGACGGATCGAGCAGCACATTCCCTGTGTGGTTTGAACACCCGGTCCAGGTGGAACAGGACACCTTCTACACGGTCAGCACAGTCCTGGACGGAAATGAGCTCAGTTACTTTGGTCAGGAGGGAATGACCGAGGTGCAGTGTGGGAAAGTGACCTTCCAGTTCCAGTGTTCATCAGACAGCACCAACGGGACCGGCGTGCAGGGGGGGCAGATCCCTGAACTGATCTTCTACTGCTGAACCAGGGCCTGATGGACTCAGTGAGCAACAAGCTGCAGAGACTCTGATTC
Encoded here:
- the LOC123977712 gene encoding BTB/POZ domain-containing protein 6-B isoform X1, whose amino-acid sequence is MAAELFSSSLSQSGEVEVKKTFIQTSQPELPPGNHIYGDAVQPNTDSGDDGEERDGWQEAQPTLRERNALMFNNEHMADVHFIVGPPGEAQRLPAHKYVLAVGSSVFGAMFYGDLAEGQSEIQIPDVEPAAFLILLKYMYSDEIQLEADTVLATLYAAKKYIVPALAKACVTFLETSLEARNACVLLSQSRLFEEPELTQRCWEVIDAQAELALRSEGFCEIDPPTLEIILQRESLNVQEVVIFHAALSWAAAECRRQGLAVTPGNQRAVLGKALFLVRIPTMTLQDFADGAAQSDVLTLKETRDIFLWFTASIKPRLDFPLVKRAGLAPQKCHRFQSSAYRSNQWRYRGRCDSIQFGVDRRIFIAGLGLYGSSGGKAEYSVKMELKRQGTVLAQNLTKFMSDGSSSTFPVWFEHPVQVEQDTFYTVSTVLDGNELSYFGQEGMTEVQCGKVTFQFQCSSDSTNGTGVQGGQIPELIFYC
- the LOC123977712 gene encoding BTB/POZ domain-containing protein 6-B isoform X2, translated to MFYGDLAEGQSEIQIPDVEPAAFLILLKYMYSDEIQLEADTVLATLYAAKKYIVPALAKACVTFLETSLEARNACVLLSQSRLFEEPELTQRCWEVIDAQAELALRSEGFCEIDPPTLEIILQRESLNVQEVVIFHAALSWAAAECRRQGLAVTPGNQRAVLGKALFLVRIPTMTLQDFADGAAQSDVLTLKETRDIFLWFTASIKPRLDFPLVKRAGLAPQKCHRFQSSAYRSNQWRYRGRCDSIQFGVDRRIFIAGLGLYGSSGGKAEYSVKMELKRQGTVLAQNLTKFMSDGSSSTFPVWFEHPVQVEQDTFYTVSTVLDGNELSYFGQEGMTEVQCGKVTFQFQCSSDSTNGTGVQGGQIPELIFYC